One region of Chryseobacterium muglaense genomic DNA includes:
- the rodA gene encoding rod shape-determining protein RodA, which yields MKWTEGIDKLGLGLYFVLCLFAIANIYSVDEGLGKKQLIFFGISIFVGLIIFFSRSKFFENMSGIIYIGGVLMLAGLHVFGTEILGQKNWYKFGSFTMQPVEFSKIGTALMLANYVSGAEFDLKNTKSLITVMAIIGIPAVVVLSIPDVGSLLVFTAFFIALYREGLSGKLFVVGGLFAAVFLIANYLNDPLQWSLWYFTLFIIFIGLLWFLFNAAFLRKNVYTLLPGVGIVLLLAILSFISPVIFEKLPKHQQERVEVLYKGEREFRDTSGYNLLYSKTAIGSGGMLGKGFREGSVTQGKFVPEQETDYIFCTVGEEWGFVGSAALVFAYMIFIGRIYYLSEKQKSVFNRVFGYCFASILLMHFSINLGMVMGLFPTVGIPLPYFSYGGSSLLAFSMMTFIFFKLNYADKNSLV from the coding sequence ATGAAGTGGACAGAAGGAATAGATAAATTAGGTCTTGGGTTGTATTTTGTGCTTTGTTTATTTGCAATAGCCAATATTTACAGTGTAGATGAAGGTTTAGGCAAAAAACAGCTGATTTTTTTCGGAATTTCAATTTTTGTTGGTTTGATTATTTTCTTCAGCAGAAGTAAGTTTTTCGAAAATATGTCGGGTATCATCTATATTGGTGGAGTTTTGATGCTTGCGGGTCTTCATGTTTTTGGAACAGAGATTCTCGGACAGAAAAACTGGTATAAATTCGGAAGTTTTACCATGCAGCCTGTAGAATTCTCAAAAATTGGCACGGCTTTAATGTTGGCAAACTATGTTTCAGGAGCGGAATTTGATCTTAAAAATACAAAATCATTAATAACTGTAATGGCAATCATAGGAATTCCGGCGGTCGTGGTACTGTCAATTCCTGATGTAGGTTCTTTGCTCGTATTTACTGCATTTTTTATCGCATTATACAGAGAAGGATTGTCTGGAAAACTCTTTGTAGTAGGTGGTCTTTTTGCTGCGGTTTTTTTAATTGCCAATTATCTTAATGATCCTCTGCAATGGAGTTTGTGGTATTTTACCTTATTTATCATTTTCATTGGTTTATTATGGTTTTTATTTAATGCAGCCTTTCTTCGTAAAAACGTATATACTCTTTTACCTGGAGTCGGAATTGTTCTTTTATTGGCGATATTATCATTTATTTCGCCTGTTATTTTTGAAAAACTACCAAAACACCAGCAAGAGCGTGTGGAGGTTTTGTATAAAGGCGAAAGAGAATTTAGGGATACTTCAGGATATAATTTATTGTATTCAAAAACAGCGATTGGTTCTGGAGGAATGTTGGGTAAAGGATTTCGTGAAGGTTCCGTAACCCAAGGTAAGTTTGTTCCCGAGCAGGAAACCGATTATATTTTCTGTACTGTGGGAGAAGAATGGGGGTTTGTAGGAAGCGCAGCTTTGGTTTTTGCCTACATGATTTTCATCGGACGGATTTATTATCTCTCAGAAAAACAGAAATCAGTATTTAACCGAGTTTTTGGGTATTGCTTTGCTTCCATTCTGTTGATGCACTTTTCTATTAATTTAGGCATGGTTATGGGGCTATTTCCGACCGTAGGAATTCCGTTGCCATATTTTAGTTATGGTGGAAGTTCGTTGCTTGCCTTTTCGATGATGACTTTTATTTTCTTTAAACTTAATTACGCAGACAAAAACAGTTTAGTGTAA
- a CDS encoding penicillin-binding transpeptidase domain-containing protein: MNTRHIKILTILIVIALIFVARLSYLQLFTDRYALNAANTSIKTEYVIPQRGVIFDRNGKIMVGNQPAYEISFTQALMKPDFDTLAFCNLMKIDKRDFIKRVNLIKAEKYYSKLTPMTFIKDLSREEIARVQEIIFKYPAFSIVQRPQRQYEVSTSGNLLGYTSEVNDREIKKDSTYYLPGDLIGKTGVEKSYEKELRGVKGIKYIQKDIKLRNVGPYKNGTLDRDVITGKDITLTIDYDLQKLAEEMLVNKHGAIVAIDPNNGEVLVSATGPDIDPNLFTGPNKSKNLYALSKDTIYENKPTFDRALQAGYPPGSTFKLLTALAAMQMGVMDENTIFPCGGGFFYKGKRIKGHGGADPLIPSIQVSSNCFFTYAFIAIIKKYPGNPSKGVDEWKKIMSSFGVGEFLNNDFAVGAKGRIPSGDFYERRFKAIIKANGSTRQDYKNWDEMSTGAIYNGMGQGDVMVTPLQLANYVSAIANRGWYYTPHIVKLIDGRPNPDPRFKVKHQTLVDPKHFGPVLKGMEAVVLRGTARSLKSNDFTQLAKTGTAQVPQGKDNAIFVLIAPAEKPKIVVVGVMEHGGFGGTWAGPACTIIAEKYITGDIKREHLYKKMITSSFMPEYKRQWIVDLKRKGLYKEPKPDSIRLKKIQDSLNLVKKAKAKLQNAKTIKPKKP; encoded by the coding sequence TTGAATACACGCCATATAAAAATCTTAACGATTCTCATTGTCATTGCTCTTATTTTTGTAGCAAGGCTTTCTTATTTACAGCTGTTTACAGATCGTTATGCACTGAATGCAGCCAATACTTCCATCAAAACAGAATATGTAATTCCGCAACGTGGAGTTATTTTCGACAGAAATGGGAAAATCATGGTGGGAAACCAGCCTGCCTATGAAATTTCTTTTACTCAAGCTTTAATGAAACCTGATTTTGATACGTTGGCTTTCTGTAATTTAATGAAAATTGACAAAAGAGATTTCATTAAAAGAGTTAATTTAATTAAAGCTGAAAAATACTATTCTAAACTCACACCGATGACTTTTATTAAAGATCTGAGCAGAGAAGAAATAGCAAGAGTTCAGGAGATTATATTCAAATATCCGGCTTTCAGTATTGTTCAGCGTCCTCAAAGACAGTACGAAGTTTCTACTTCCGGAAACCTTTTGGGATATACCAGTGAAGTAAACGATAGGGAAATTAAAAAAGATTCTACTTATTATCTTCCGGGTGACCTCATCGGTAAAACCGGTGTTGAAAAGTCTTATGAAAAAGAGCTTCGTGGTGTAAAGGGTATTAAATATATTCAAAAAGATATTAAACTCAGAAATGTTGGGCCCTACAAAAATGGAACTTTAGATAGAGATGTTATAACTGGAAAAGATATTACACTGACCATCGATTATGACTTGCAAAAGCTAGCAGAAGAAATGTTGGTGAACAAGCATGGCGCTATCGTTGCGATAGATCCCAATAATGGGGAGGTTTTGGTCTCTGCAACCGGGCCGGATATTGATCCAAACCTTTTTACCGGACCGAATAAGTCTAAAAATTTATACGCACTTTCAAAAGATACTATTTACGAAAACAAACCTACATTCGATAGAGCTTTGCAGGCAGGTTATCCTCCTGGTTCTACTTTTAAATTGTTAACTGCCTTAGCAGCGATGCAAATGGGCGTGATGGATGAGAATACAATTTTTCCGTGTGGAGGTGGATTCTTTTACAAAGGAAAAAGAATTAAAGGTCACGGTGGAGCAGACCCTTTGATCCCGTCTATTCAGGTTTCTAGTAACTGTTTCTTTACTTACGCATTTATTGCTATCATTAAAAAATATCCGGGGAATCCGTCAAAAGGTGTTGATGAATGGAAAAAAATCATGAGCAGCTTTGGTGTAGGAGAATTTTTGAATAATGATTTTGCGGTAGGTGCAAAAGGAAGAATTCCTTCTGGAGATTTTTACGAAAGAAGATTTAAAGCCATTATTAAAGCAAACGGTTCTACCAGACAAGATTATAAGAATTGGGACGAAATGTCAACCGGAGCAATTTATAACGGAATGGGACAGGGTGATGTAATGGTAACTCCTTTACAGCTTGCTAATTATGTTTCTGCTATTGCTAATAGAGGTTGGTACTATACGCCACATATTGTTAAGCTTATTGATGGAAGGCCAAATCCGGATCCTAGATTTAAAGTGAAGCATCAGACTTTAGTAGATCCCAAACATTTTGGTCCTGTTCTGAAAGGAATGGAAGCAGTAGTTCTTCGAGGTACTGCGAGAAGTTTAAAATCGAATGACTTTACTCAGTTGGCAAAAACAGGTACTGCGCAAGTACCGCAAGGAAAAGATAATGCTATTTTTGTGTTGATAGCTCCGGCAGAAAAACCGAAAATCGTTGTTGTGGGTGTAATGGAACATGGTGGTTTTGGAGGTACTTGGGCCGGACCCGCTTGTACAATCATTGCCGAAAAATATATTACGGGTGATATAAAAAGAGAACATCTTTACAAAAAAATGATCACTTCAAGCTTTATGCCTGAATACAAACGACAATGGATTGTTGATCTGAAAAGAAAAGGTTTGTATAAAGAACCAAAACCGGATTCTATAAGACTTAAAAAAATACAGGACAGCTTAAATCTTGTGAAAAAAGCAAAAGCAAAGCTGCAAAACGCAAAAACAATTAAACCTAAAAAACCGTAA
- a CDS encoding rod shape-determining protein MreD, producing the protein MISRTVFTDLLIMAFLVALQVFVLNRITLFGKFTPVLYPVFVMFYPFFRNKFQFLALSFLIGLAVDGFLGTWGINALATTVIAYFRTLIFRTSTDTSTDFFSFQSLQWTQFLLFLFSSISLHQLLVQYIEFFKFSRIFEILFNVLVTSVISFIFIIVYALIFKIKQKV; encoded by the coding sequence ATGATTAGCAGAACCGTATTTACAGATCTTTTGATCATGGCTTTTCTAGTTGCATTACAGGTTTTTGTATTGAACAGGATTACCTTGTTCGGTAAATTCACTCCGGTTTTATATCCGGTTTTTGTGATGTTTTATCCTTTTTTTAGAAACAAGTTTCAGTTTTTAGCATTAAGTTTTTTAATTGGGCTTGCCGTAGACGGTTTTCTTGGTACATGGGGGATTAATGCTTTGGCTACGACAGTGATTGCTTATTTCCGTACATTGATTTTCCGTACGTCTACAGATACATCTACAGATTTCTTTTCATTTCAGTCTTTGCAATGGACGCAGTTTTTATTGTTTTTGTTTTCAAGTATCTCTCTACATCAGCTTTTGGTGCAATATATTGAGTTTTTTAAATTCAGCAGAATTTTTGAAATTTTATTTAATGTGTTGGTAACTAGTGTAATTTCCTTTATATTTATCATAGTTTACGCATTAATCTTTAAAATCAAACAGAAAGTTTGA
- the mreC gene encoding rod shape-determining protein MreC has translation MGFLLRLFSKNALFVFFIFLQIIALILIFSKNAMQQSWLAGQTAAFNSWVSGYIDEGVSYLKLKQTNEDLVSQNKALMVELYGKQGAENPQFRKVHDTLGGGQIYTFVDGEIVFNSINRRNNYFTINRGTRDGVYPQMGVMAPKGIAGIVINSTDSYALVQSVLSVNKIRINAALKNSGYFGTLTWKGDNSRLMHLADVPKYVSLKIGDTIETDGKSAIFPKGVMIGKIAGYTVDNKTGFWDISVELSEKMGALNKVYVVKNLKKAEVQKIQDTLQAVIKKEND, from the coding sequence ATGGGATTTTTGCTGAGATTATTTTCGAAGAATGCTCTTTTTGTATTCTTTATCTTCTTGCAAATTATTGCTCTCATTTTGATATTCTCTAAGAATGCGATGCAGCAATCTTGGCTTGCAGGTCAGACTGCGGCTTTTAATTCATGGGTTTCAGGCTATATTGACGAAGGTGTCTCTTATCTAAAACTGAAACAAACCAACGAAGATCTTGTTTCTCAGAATAAGGCTTTAATGGTTGAGCTTTATGGAAAACAAGGCGCTGAAAATCCGCAATTCAGAAAAGTACACGATACTTTAGGTGGTGGGCAAATCTATACTTTTGTAGATGGCGAAATTGTTTTCAACAGCATCAACAGAAGAAATAATTACTTTACAATCAATCGGGGTACAAGAGATGGTGTTTATCCTCAAATGGGCGTAATGGCTCCAAAAGGGATTGCCGGAATTGTGATTAACTCTACCGACAGTTATGCTTTGGTACAATCTGTTTTGAGTGTAAATAAAATCAGGATTAATGCTGCGCTGAAAAACTCAGGATATTTCGGAACGTTAACGTGGAAGGGTGATAATTCCCGACTGATGCATTTGGCAGATGTTCCAAAATATGTTTCCCTAAAAATTGGAGATACAATAGAAACCGACGGAAAATCAGCGATTTTTCCTAAAGGGGTTATGATTGGTAAAATTGCGGGTTACACCGTAGATAATAAAACAGGATTTTGGGATATTTCGGTTGAATTAAGTGAAAAAATGGGAGCTTTAAACAAAGTTTACGTTGTTAAAAATCTTAAAAAAGCTGAGGTTCAGAAAATTCAGGATACTTTGCAGGCGGTAATAAAAAAAGAAAATGATTAG
- a CDS encoding rod shape-determining protein produces the protein MSLFDMFTQEIAIDLGTANTLIIHNNKIVIDQPSIVAIERSTGKPIAVGEQAKHMQGKTHEDIKTIRPLKDGVIADFHASEHMIKEFIKKIPGIKGRFIQPALRIVICIPSGITEVEKRAVRDSAQKVNAKEVRLIYEPMAAAIGVGIDVQKPEGNMIIDIGGGTTEIAVVALGGIVCDKSVKIAGDVFTNDIAYFLRTHHNLYIGERTAERVKIEVGSAVEDLDVDIDDIPVQGRDLITGKPKEIMVGYKEIARALDKSIIRIEDSVMETLSLTPPELAADIYKTGIYLAGGGALLRGLADRLHKKTGLPVFVAEDPLRAVVRGTGIALKNMDKFNFLIK, from the coding sequence ATGAGTTTATTCGATATGTTTACGCAAGAAATAGCGATAGACCTTGGAACTGCCAACACGCTTATCATCCATAATAATAAAATTGTTATAGATCAGCCTTCTATTGTTGCAATAGAACGTTCTACAGGAAAGCCGATTGCTGTTGGAGAGCAGGCGAAACATATGCAGGGTAAAACCCATGAAGATATAAAAACAATCCGTCCTTTGAAAGATGGAGTTATTGCAGATTTCCATGCTTCAGAGCACATGATTAAAGAATTTATCAAAAAAATTCCGGGTATCAAAGGGAGATTTATTCAGCCTGCTTTAAGAATTGTAATCTGTATTCCTTCAGGAATTACAGAAGTTGAAAAAAGAGCGGTAAGAGATTCTGCTCAGAAAGTAAACGCAAAAGAAGTACGCTTGATTTATGAACCAATGGCTGCTGCAATAGGAGTAGGTATTGACGTTCAAAAACCAGAAGGTAACATGATTATCGATATAGGTGGAGGTACTACAGAAATTGCAGTTGTTGCTTTAGGAGGTATTGTTTGTGATAAATCTGTAAAAATCGCAGGTGACGTATTCACTAATGATATTGCTTATTTCTTAAGAACACATCATAATTTATACATCGGAGAAAGAACTGCTGAGAGAGTGAAAATTGAAGTAGGTTCGGCTGTTGAAGATCTTGATGTAGATATCGATGATATTCCAGTACAAGGAAGAGATCTTATTACCGGTAAGCCAAAAGAAATTATGGTTGGGTATAAAGAGATTGCTCGTGCTTTGGATAAATCAATTATCAGAATTGAAGATTCTGTAATGGAAACTCTTTCTCTTACGCCGCCGGAATTGGCTGCAGATATTTACAAAACAGGTATTTATCTTGCAGGTGGTGGTGCTTTATTGAGAGGGCTTGCAGACAGATTGCATAAAAAGACTGGTCTTCCGGTTTTCGTGGCAGAAGATCCTTTAAGAGCTGTTGTTCGCGGAACTGGTATTGCCCTTAAGAATATGGATAAATTCAATTTCTTAATTAAATAA